CGGCCATTCCTTTGTATCTTCCCGAGTATTCAAAAGGGAGGATCTTCGTGGCAATGGCATCCAACTCATTTTTTGCCTGGCCTAAGGGCTTGCTTTCCAAGTTGGCAAAGAGCGTGATAGCCCTCTGGCGGTCCACCCGGTTGATAATACTCGGCCCCCCCGCCTCTTGGATTTTCACGATGTTGGCGATTTCCACCAGTCTCCCATCTCGGGAGCGCACATAAAGCCGGCCGATATCCTCGGGGTTGGTTCTACCCTCGGCCCAGAGTCTGGCTCGGACGTCGTACCTTCGGCCCCGCGCTTCATCTTTGAATTTGGTCACATCCACTTCGCCGCCGATGAGGATGTTGATCACCTCGGCTACGCTGCCAATGTCCACGCCCAGGTCAGCGGCCTTGTTGCGGTCGATGAGGATTCGACTTTCCGGTTTTCCGGCCTCCAGAGAAGTATCCACGTCTACAATCCCCGGAAGTTTGGAAAACTGATTCGTGACCTCACGGGAATAGGTTTCCAGCTCTTTTAGATTCCTTCCCCGGATGCTGTACTGGATGGGAACCATTCTCTGACCGCCTCCGATCATGGCCACATCTTCCACCGAAACTTTCAGCCCGATGATCGAGGCCAGCGCCTTGCGGACCTCCTTCTTGATCTGTTCCTGTTTTTTCTTTCTCTCCGCTTTCGGTTTCAAACTGCTGAACAGGACGGCCTTGTTGATTTCCTCGGTGGTCCCTGTTCCCAGGGCGTAATAGGTGGAGACCACCTCCGGAAATTTGCGGAGAATTTCCTCTGCTTTCCGAAACATTCCATCGGCGGCGTCAACGGAATAATCCACGGGGGCCTGCATGCGGATAATGAACCGGCCCTGGTCTTCCGGGGGGATGAATTCCTTTCCTAAAAAATTGGTGATCGCAAGGCCGCCCAGAAAGGCCAGCAGAGCCAGTCCCAAGACCGCAGCCCGGTGCCGCAGCGCCAGGGCCAGCAATTTCTTATAGGCCCCTTCCGACTTCTTATAGAATCGATCAAACCAACCCAGGGCATCGAACCGTCTTTTCCCCTTTTCGGGGACATGGTTCCGGGACGACCTCAGCCATCGCGATGCCAGCATGGGGGTAAGGGTAAAGGAAACAAACCAGGATACCATGACTGCAAAAACGACCGTCATGGCGAACTGGAAGAAGAACCTTCCGATAACCCCTTTCATGAAGGCTACCGGAAGAAATATGACAATGATGGCCAGGGTGGTGGCCGACACGGCGAGGCCGATCTCGGAGCTGGCAAAGGACGCGGCTTTCTGGGGGGACATGCCCCCTTCGATGTGGCGGTGGATGTTTTCCACGACGATGATGGCGTCATCGATGAGGATCCCAATGGAAAGGGAGAGAGCCAGCATGGACATGTTGTTGAAGGTGAAATTGAAGGCCCGCATGATGCCAAAGGTGGCCACGACCGAAATCGGGATGGCCAAGGCGCTAATCAGCGTGATGCTCAGACTCTTTAAGAAGAGCAACACCGCCAGCGTGGCAAAGAACCCCCCATAAATTAAGTGATGCTGTACTTCCCGGACGGAACGGTTGATGAAGTCGGATTGGTCGAAGGCGATCTCCAATTTCATTCCCGCAGGGAGAGTGGTTTTGATCCGCTCCAGCTCCTTTTTCACCCGATTGATAACCTCGACCGTATTGGTTCCCGACTGTTTCTGAACCCCCAACCCCACCGCGGGAACTCCGTTAAACCGGACGATGGAGCGCTTCTCCGCCATCCCGTCCTCCGCCCGCCCGATGTCCCGGAGCCTGACCGGAGCATTGTTGTAGTATCCTACGATCAGGTCATTGAATTCCTGGGGGTTCGGAACTTCTCCTTTAATTTTTACCGAGTATTCCTTCGTGGTGCTCTCAATCCTTCCCCCGGGCAACTCCACATTCTCCCGTTGCAGAGTCCGCAAAACGTCGTGGGCGGTCAGCTTATAGGCCTCGAGTTTGTAGCGGTCCAGCCAGATGCGCACCTGCCGCAACCGCAGGCCCCCCATCCGGATGGCGCCGACTTCGTTGACCCGTTGCAGCTGTTCTTTCAATACCTCATCCGTATAGGTGGAAAGCTCCCGAACGGACTTTTGGCCCGAAAGGGCCATCCATAATACCGGGGAAGCATCAGGGTCGACTCTTTCGATGACCGGTTCGTCGATGTCATTGGGCAATTTGGACCTGATGGCGGCGATCTTTTCTCGAACGTCCTGCACGGCCAAATCGATGTCCCTTTCGAGAACGAACTCCACGGTGATCACGGACACGCTTTCCGCGCTCATGGAGCTGATGGTCTTGACCCCGTTTATGGTGTTGACGGCCTCCTCGATCTTATCCGTGACGTCCACATCCATGATTTCGGGGCTCGCTCCGCGCAGGATCGTTTTGATGTTGACGATTGGGAAGTCAACCTTGGGGAACAGGTCCACGCCGATACTGGGGTAACTCACCACGCCGAAGACGACGAGGGCCATGATCAGCATCGTGGCGAAGACCGGTCGCTTAATGGACGTATCAGCGAGCCACATTGAGTTTTCCCCCCTCGGAAAGATTCTGCTGGCCGGCGACCACAACTTTTTCGCCTCCCTGTAAACCCTCCACAATTTCCATAAACTCGCCGTATTTACTGCCCACTTGCACAGCCTTTTCCTTGGCGTGGCCTTTTTCCTCCACGAACACCTTAACTTTGGTTTCCTCGTATAAAAGAGCCGTTACCGGGATCACCACCGTTTCCTTGGCCTGCCCGGTATACAGGATAACCTTGGCAAAAAGGCCTGGCTTTAAAATTCCTTCAGGATTCGGAACCAAGGCCTCCACCAAAAGGGTCCTGGTTTTTTCCTCCAGGCTCGGATAAATGGTGGTGACTTCCCCTTTGAATTCTCTTTCGGGAAAAGCATCCACCCGCAGGGAAACATCCTGGCCGTTCTTTACTTTTCCCACGTCTCTTTCCGTCATAGTAAAACGAAGCTTGATGGGGTTTGATTGAATGATCACAAAAAGAGGGGTACCATTTTTCACCAACTCCCCTTTGGAAACCTTCCGGACCCGGACGATTCCAGCCAGGGGAGAAAAGATCTTGGTCTTGCTGAGTTTTTGGCGGGCCAGAGAGAGGGCGGCCTGGGATTGGTCTAATTGGGCGCGAGCGGCGGCGATTTCTTCCTGGCGGGGTCCCTCGACCACCAAAGCATAATTTTCTTTGGCCTTTTTATGGTAGGCAACAGCTACCTCGTATGCGGTTCGGGCAGAATCCCATTCCTGGGCGGAGATGTATTTATCCTGATAAAGCTTTTTGGCCCGCTCCATATCCGCTTTCCGTTTCTCCATATCGGCCAGGGTCTGATTCACCTCCGCCTTCGCCAGTTGAATTTCTTGAGGACGGGCACCGGTTAAGAGTTGCTGTAGCCGGGAATCGGCACCCTCCAAGACGGCCTCGGCCCTTTTCGTTTCCAGACGATAATCCGTGTCATCGATCACGGCCAGTAGCATATCCCTGGAAACCTTGGTTCCTTCGTCCACTTTTAGATCCTTTAAAATCCCATCGACCTCTGTGCTTACCGTTACCTCGTCATAGGGGTTTAAATTGCCAATGGCTTCTACGAAGGGCCGGAGAGGTCTTTTTTCCGCTGCCCGGACCTGTACGTTATAAACCTTCTCCTCGGCAACAGG
This region of Deltaproteobacteria bacterium genomic DNA includes:
- a CDS encoding efflux RND transporter permease subunit, which translates into the protein MWLADTSIKRPVFATMLIMALVVFGVVSYPSIGVDLFPKVDFPIVNIKTILRGASPEIMDVDVTDKIEEAVNTINGVKTISSMSAESVSVITVEFVLERDIDLAVQDVREKIAAIRSKLPNDIDEPVIERVDPDASPVLWMALSGQKSVRELSTYTDEVLKEQLQRVNEVGAIRMGGLRLRQVRIWLDRYKLEAYKLTAHDVLRTLQRENVELPGGRIESTTKEYSVKIKGEVPNPQEFNDLIVGYYNNAPVRLRDIGRAEDGMAEKRSIVRFNGVPAVGLGVQKQSGTNTVEVINRVKKELERIKTTLPAGMKLEIAFDQSDFINRSVREVQHHLIYGGFFATLAVLLFLKSLSITLISALAIPISVVATFGIMRAFNFTFNNMSMLALSLSIGILIDDAIIVVENIHRHIEGGMSPQKAASFASSEIGLAVSATTLAIIVIFLPVAFMKGVIGRFFFQFAMTVVFAVMVSWFVSFTLTPMLASRWLRSSRNHVPEKGKRRFDALGWFDRFYKKSEGAYKKLLALALRHRAAVLGLALLAFLGGLAITNFLGKEFIPPEDQGRFIIRMQAPVDYSVDAADGMFRKAEEILRKFPEVVSTYYALGTGTTEEINKAVLFSSLKPKAERKKKQEQIKKEVRKALASIIGLKVSVEDVAMIGGGQRMVPIQYSIRGRNLKELETYSREVTNQFSKLPGIVDVDTSLEAGKPESRILIDRNKAADLGVDIGSVAEVINILIGGEVDVTKFKDEARGRRYDVRARLWAEGRTNPEDIGRLYVRSRDGRLVEIANIVKIQEAGGPSIINRVDRQRAITLFANLESKPLGQAKNELDAIATKILPFEYSGRYKGMADTMGESFEFLMFALVLGIVMAYMVLAAQFESFVQPFIILMSLPLAFIGAFGALLLTGRTLNIFSFIGLILLMGLVKKNAILLVDYTNTLRQRGLARREAILEAGPVRLRPILMTTFAMIFGMMPVALGVGEGAETRSPMGIAVIGGLLTSLFLTLIVVPVAYDVVDAFLARFLKRKEAIEVAPPVGGAK
- a CDS encoding efflux RND transporter periplasmic adaptor subunit — translated: MKIKLRVASIFLSTLPVLLLLNACEKVSSIPVAEEKVYNVQVRAAEKRPLRPFVEAIGNLNPYDEVTVSTEVDGILKDLKVDEGTKVSRDMLLAVIDDTDYRLETKRAEAVLEGADSRLQQLLTGARPQEIQLAKAEVNQTLADMEKRKADMERAKKLYQDKYISAQEWDSARTAYEVAVAYHKKAKENYALVVEGPRQEEIAAARAQLDQSQAALSLARQKLSKTKIFSPLAGIVRVRKVSKGELVKNGTPLFVIIQSNPIKLRFTMTERDVGKVKNGQDVSLRVDAFPEREFKGEVTTIYPSLEEKTRTLLVEALVPNPEGILKPGLFAKVILYTGQAKETVVIPVTALLYEETKVKVFVEEKGHAKEKAVQVGSKYGEFMEIVEGLQGGEKVVVAGQQNLSEGGKLNVAR